DNA sequence from the Chitinophaga flava genome:
GCGGATACCAGTGGCCACTGGAAGGCAACAATGAACTGCCCAATCCCGGATTTGAAGCCAATACCAGCCTGCTCCCCTGGGAAGGCACCGGTACCCTGGCCACCGATAAAAAAAGAAATGGTCTGCATGGACTGTCTCTTCAACCCGGCCAGGAAATGGAACAATATGTTTACTTAAACAACAACACCGACTACCAGCTCTCCTATTGGCAAAACGGTAACAGCCCGTTATATGCAGCTGTGGAGAATGTAAAACTGGTTACCGGTGAACTGCAACAGGCCGCCACGCAAACACATGCCGGCAAAGCTGATTTCAGCCAGCAGCAACTCCGTTTCAAAACGGGTAAAGAATATGGCAACAATATGAAAACGGTCCGCATCTACTTCAAAAATACAGGCAAAGAAGCCATTGTACTGGATGATGTGACTATCAGTAAAGTCAGGTAATCACTTACAACGATATATGATACATCGGGGACTGCTGGCGTAAAACACCAACAGTCCCCGATGTCATTACAACCGTTGTCAGGCAAGCGAGATAACCACCTTTCCGATATGCTGACCGGATTCCAGCCGCCGGTACGCATCCTGCACCTGGCTTAAAGGATAGATTTTATCAATTACAGGATGAATATTGTTGATGGTGATGGCGCGGTTCATGGCATTGAAACTTTCTGCACTACCTACAGCGAGGCCCTGGATACGGATGAAGTTCATGTTGATCTGGTGCTGCATGATATCCAGTGGCAGCGCTGTTCCGGATATAAAACCCGCTGTGCCTACATAACCGTGTTCTTTGACTGATAAAAGCGATTGGCCGATTGTCTGCTCTCCGGCTACATCCAGTGTAATATCTACACCTTCCCCGCCTGTCAGCGCTTTCACCTGCTGATGCCATTCCGGATACTGACGATAGTTGATCACCGCATCGGCACCAAGCGCTTTCAGTCTCGCTGCTTTTTCATCACTGCTGGTAGTAGCGATCACCCTGGCGCCTGCTGCTTTGGCTATCTGCAGGGCAAACAATGATACACCTCCCGTGCCCTGGGTAAGAACAGTTTGACCCAGCCGCAGCCCGGCCTGCTCTATCAAGGCATACCACGCGGTAAGCGCTGCAATGGGCAGTGTGGCCGTTTCTTCAAAGCTGAGGTTCTCTGGTGCTTTCACCAGCCCATGTTCCGGAATACTAACAAATTCAGCCATTACACCGGGTATTTGCCACCCTACCCGCACCGCATTACTTTCTGCATCTATCCTGCCCTTTGTCCAGTTCTGCACATATTGAATCACCACACGGTCTCCCGGTTTCCATCTGGTAACGCCGGCCCCTACTGCCGTTACCACGCCCGCTCCGTCCGATGCCGGTGTATAAGGGAAAGCAACATTTTTGTTAAAACTGCCATTTACCATGATCAGGTCGAGATAATTTAAAGACACTGCTTTAATATTCACCAATACTTCATTCGCCTGAAGTGCAGGTATCTCGCGCTCTTCCACCATCAACTGATCTATCCCGAAACTTTTTAATTGAACTGCTTTCATCTGTTTATCATTTTTGTTTTTAATGATACAAAGGTGAAACAGCGGAGAAAAATCATGCAGTACGATGATGTGAAAAAACAGTAACATTCCTGGATAGACTGTAAAGCAGCAAAAAATAGCTGTATTTTTATACTATGGATTTTTTACATGATTCTTTTGCTGTGGAAATAGCAGCATACGACGAATGGCAGGAAAGAAGCCGGAAAAACAACTTCTTTGAACTCGTATACATCCTGGATGGAGAAGGGCACCAACGGGTGAATAATATTCTCCACCCTTATCATAAAAACGGTATTTTTCTTTTACCGGCCGCCAAATGCCATTATTACCAGGTAGACAGACCTACCCGTTTTCTGTTTGTTCGTTTTACCGGTACCTACTTTGTACCGGGCCCGAATGATTATGTAGATTACAGCAGCTGGTTCAGCCGGCTGAATTTTATTCTGGGCAATAACAACTATCATTCAGGAGAAGTGGTGACAGACCCGGAAGACAAAGCACAGTTAAAACGCCTGTTGGACAGCATTCTCTATGAATATGAAAAAAAGGATATCTGTTCAGCCTTTATCATACAGAATACTTTGGTGGCCGTATTGGCGATTATTTGCCGCAATATGCAGAAAAGGATGCTGAGCGGACGCATGTTTAGTGATGACCGCTTTGCCGAACTGCTGAATTTTATCAGCTTTAATATACTGGATGTGGAGAAACTTTCAGTACCTCATCTATCACAACGGTTTCATATTGCAGAAACCTACTTCAGTGAATATTTCAGACGTAATGCCAACGAACGTTTTCAGGATTACGTGATGAAGCTCCGGTTAAAAATTGCTGAATCACGCGCTGTTTATACAGATGCATCCTTACAGAATATTGCATTGGAGCTGGGTTTTACAGACAGCAGCCATATGAACCGGATGATGAAAAAATACTATAACAAAGGCATGCGGCAGATCCGGAATGGACAAAAACAAGAGGCCTGAGGGTAATGAGTCTATGTACTGCACAAATAGAACATTGTTTGAAAATTGAAGAAGAGCCCATTCTTTTCCTGATTGAAAAGTAGCGGCATATGCGATCAGAACAACACCCTCCAATTTTAATTTTAGGTTGCATGCAAGCGAATAAACCTTGTTAATCTGATCTGTAAACATTCTTCAACAAAAAACCATGCTTAAACCCATCAGCATTTTCCTTTTCTGCTGTTGCTGGATGCAGCAAGCCAGCGCCCAGATAAACTGGGGCTTCAGTGTAGAAACATCTATCTACGAAGGTGGCTGGACGAAACACATACCGTATATCCCTACCGGGGATTTCAGAGGATTTGACCATAAATTTACCCTGAAAGCAGGACTGGCACTGGAAAAAAAACTGAATAAAAACACCGGTCTGCATCTCAATCCTTCATTCCTATGGGGTTCCCATAGTTACTATTCACATATCCCCGTCAACAACTTTCAGGCTGAACTTCCATTATTGCTAATGAAAAGCCTTCCGGTACAGCATAATAGCCGATGGTTATACGGTATCGGTCTTTCTGCTGATCTTAACCTTACCAAGGATAACAAACCAATCAGTGAGCAGTACAACATACATCCCATCACAGGAGAATTCACCAGCGTTTCCTTCATCGGACTATATCACCAACAATTGATTGTTCCCGCAATAGTGCTGGAATCCGGTTTCGATATCGGCATCACGTCCCGTAGCGCGCTGTACATAGGACTGCTGGGGCATCTTCAGTTATTTAGGTCCAACTATCTTTCCGGGGAAGTTTATTCCAACACAGGCGGGTATTTCCAAACTTTAAAAGGGGATGCATTTAGTACCTCCTATTTCTCACTGAAGCTGGCATACAAATTCATGAAAGGTAATGTGGGTAAAAAATAAAAAGTGCCATGCCCGGCAGTAACCGGGCATGGCACCTTATCTGTTACAGTTTGAAAACCAAACGGACAAGCAGGAGAACTTATTTCGCGATAAGAGACACCTTAGCATTTACAGGATCCCATACATATTGTTTCTCTCCTTTATCAGTAGTGGTCATAATATAGTTACCATCTTTATCCAGGTCATCTGTCGCTTCTTCTGTTATCATATTCCAGACGATCATATCCGGTTTTCCATTCTTTTCATTGGGGAAGATAAATGTTTCAGAATGATAAAAAACACCTGCATCTCCGACGTTGGTTTTATCGGGGAAGCGGACCAGTTTTCCGTCTTTTGTCCAGCCAAAATAATAGTCATAGGTAGGAATGCCGCAAGCTTCACCACTAAAGGTAAGGGTAACGATATTTTGTACACCGGTGAGCCCCATTCCGCTCATCACTCTGGCAGTGCTATAGCTGGCGCTTTCATCATCAGGTGTGATCAGCGATCCGGAAGCCAGTATTTTTCCTTTCTGTACCACTTTTAATCTGATCAGAAAACGTTTGCTGATTTCTTTGTTGCCTTCCAGTACATAACTGCTGTCAGCACGACGGTCTACTGCATAGATAAACTTTACATCGCCACGCCGCATGGGAGAGCAACCTATCAGTCCTTGCCAGATGTATCCATCTTTAGCGATGCCGTCCTTTATATACTTCACCTGTAACCAAGGCCCTTTGAGGCCTTTCAGCGTAAGGCTTTTATCAGTTATCTGTTTAATGGTAACATCGTCTCCGGCCAATAAGGTATCAATGGGGAGCTGGCGGGTATCCGGACTAATTCTAATAAAAGCAGTGTCGGCAAAAATATGGCGGACCGAATCTTCTCCGCCTAACGACCATACACGCATATCTTCAAAATAAGGAGCTTCCTGTGCCAGTGCGGCCTGGCTGAAGCAGGCAAACAAAACAAATAATAATCTTCTCATGATATCTATTCTAAAAAGGGAGAGCAAATATCAGTAAAAAAATGATGATATGAAACGACATCCTGTTCCCAGCCAACTCTCCTGATATTTCAGCGCATCAAACATTTTTTACTTTTCATGTGAGATACCTAAAATTTTACCACCTAAAAAGAGACACCGGGAAAATTCCCGGTTAGTATTGAATATATTGTCTAAACATGATACAAATATTTAATTATCAATTAAATACAAATTAATAATCTCAATCAGTTATAAATTAATTTATATGTGTAAATACTGTTTTATTATAGTTTACATATATATATTTGCGCTCAACTTAATTAGCAGATTTTTTTACATCCTACTACCACATAATGAGCGGTCTCCTTCGTAGCATCGCCCTGGCATTGCTTTGCCTGCCAGCGACATATGCTTTAGCCCAGAACTGTACTATCAATGCAGGCGTAACTACGTCTGTTTGTCCTAACAACAAATTTATACTTGCCGGCTCCAGCAGTGGACTCATCGCCGTCAATCCTGTATGGACCCAGGTTGCCGGTCCTGCTGTCACCATCAAAAATCCAGGCAGCCTCACATCAGAAGTATTGGGATACACACCCGGAAACACCTATAAATTCAGGCTTTCAGCCAAATGTGTAGATGGCTCTCTGATATTTGATGAAGTCATCTACAACACTTATCCGGCCACTATCGCCAACGCCGGCGCAGACATCAGCGTTTGCCCGCCAGGTGGCACACTGCAGGCCAATGCGGCAGTTGCCGGCGAAAGCGGCATCTGGACACTCGATGGTAGCCCCCAGGGCATCACCATGATCAGCAGCCCAACTAATCCTGTACTCAATATCAAAACAGATGCGGATAAAGCAGGAGCTGCCACCTTCCACTGGACCATTACCAGTAATAACTCCTGCCGCTCTTCCGATGACATCGTTGTTACCTATCCGGGCGGTGTAATGCCCGTCACAGCCGGGCCCGACCAGGTACTCAGCAACTGCTATACCACCACACAATCAGCTGTCATGAACGCCTCTTTTGGTGGTACCAATATCAAAGGGCAACAGGGCACCTGGTCTGTACTCAGCGGTCCCACCGTTCCGGTATTCAGCAATATTCACGATAATAAAGCCACTGTTTCCAACCTTACTACGGGCACGTATAAACTCCGTTGGACAGTACAAGGTCCCTGTGCCAATGGCACGGCAGACGTCACCCTCACCGTACCGGCAGGCACACAGTCTGTCTCCGTTGCCAGGGATGCCGAAGCCACCTATTGTGATGGCCGTACCAGCACCATCATCACCGGACTTACACCTGCCTATGCTGGTGAAACCATCACCTGGACCACCGTTTCAGGAGCAGGTACCATCGTTTCCCCCAACAGTCCTTCTACAGAAGTAAAAAATCTTAACGGGCTTACCAGCGCATTCCGTTATACAATCAGTAATCCTAACACGGGTTGCAATACCTCCGGTATCTATACCATAAAATACACTGCACCTCCTACTATCACAGCACCTTCACCAGTAGTGGCACCCTGCGATGCTTCGTTTGTTACTGTCAACTACAGCTATACCGGCGGAGACAAAACACAATGGTCATTGATCAGTGCTCCGGCGGGTGTACCGGCTACAGGTTTCGCAGATGCCTCCTATCCACTGCTTTTACCGCAGTATACTATCCCCGGTACTTATCTTGTTCGTCTGAAAAGAACCACCAACAACGGTTCCGGCGGATGCCAGGACCAGTATGCAGATGTATATGTACAGATCTCCCAGTCTCCTACCGCTGCCAACGCCGGCACACGGCAGGTATTGGCCTGTAGTATCACCGAAACACATCTCGCCGGCAACACACCGGCAATAGGTACCGGCAGCTGGTCACAGGTGAGTGGCCCGGGCATCGCTCAGATAGCAGACAGAAAAGACCCTACCACATTGATTTCGCAACTGCTCAATGGCACCTACACCTTCCGCTGGATCATCACCGGCAACCAGGGCTGTCCCAATCAGCAGGCCGATGTACAGGTAGTAGTATCCGACAGGAATCCCACTGCTGCTGCAGCCGGACAAGACCAGACTATTTGTAACAGTACTCCCTATAAATTACAAGGCAACAAACCCGGTATCAATGAAAGCGGTCTATGGAGTGTGACACCTGCCAATGGTGTAGTATTCTCTGATCCTGCAGACCCACTGGCCACCGCTACCGGCATGGCATCTAACACAGCCTATACCTTTACCTGGACTGTCAAAAACAGCTGTGGCCAAAGCTCCGCCAACGTGCATATCACCACTTCGGCTGTAGCTGGTCCAAAACAGGCAGTGGCCGGGCCAGACAAATGCCTCCCCGCAGGAACCACTACCCTCACCCTGGCCGGTAATACACCTGCCAACGGTGAATCCGGTAAATGGTCTGTCATCGGCAGCAACAATGGCCTGACCTTTACCGATGATACCCAGCCTAATACCGGTGTAACCGGCGCAGGCAATGGCACCTATCAGCTGGAATGGAGCCTTTCCCGCAACGGATGTCCTGCTACCCGTGATACAGTAGTGTACACCATCTCTACTCCTGCCTCCATCGCCAATGCTGGCACCAACCAGCGCCTCTGTGGCAGCCCCAGCATCATCCTGCAGGGTAATGCACCCACTGTCGGCACCGGCAAATGGAGCCAGCAGGAAGGCCCTGGCGGTATCACCATCGTCAATCCTTCTCAAAATAATACCACTGTCAACAATCTCTCAGACGGCCGTTACATTTTCCGCTGGACCATCAGCAACGGCGCCTGTGATGTTAACTACAGCGATGTGACCTACACCATCACCACACCTCCCAGTGATCCTAATGCAGGACCAGACCAGGTTATATGCGATGGTGCCATGGCTACGCTGAACGCCAGCCCCATCACCAACGGTATCGGTACCTGGAGCGTATTAAGCGGTCCATCTAATCCGCAGATTAATAATCCGTCCGATCCCAATACAACGATCTCCAAATTAAAGACCGGTACTTATAAGCTGCAATGGGCCGCTAGCAGCGGTCCTGATTGCCCGTTAAAAACAGATGAGGTAATACTGATAGTGAAAGAAAGTGCAAAGATTCAAACTACTACCCAACAACTCTGTAATGCTACTACCGCGATGATCACCGGTAATGAAGGCAGCACCGGCACCTGGAGCCAAACCGGAGGCCCTGCTGGTCCCACTATTAACCCCAATGCCAGCAATGCCGCAGTGATCTCCAACATGACTCCCGGCAACACCTATAAATTTACTTATACCATCGCTGCTGATGCCGGTTGTAACAGCACCAGCGCAGAAGCGACTATTATCACCAGCGCGCTGCCTTCCACCGCAGCCGCCGGACCAGACCAGCAATTCTGTCTTCCTAAAACAACCAGCAGTATCTCAACTACCCTGCAGGCAACGGCGCCATCTTTTGGCACCGGCATATGGACAGTAGACAGTAAACCGGATGGTGCTACCGATCCGGTGATACAGAACACAGCCTTGCCCAATACCGCGGTAAGCAACCTGCTGCCTGGTATATATGTGTTTAAATGGACTGTCTCCAATGGCTACTGCACCAGCAACTCCGATATCATGCGGATCGTTGTTTCTGCAGAGCCCTCCGATCCACAGCCCGGAGCCGATCAAAACAATGCCTGTATCAATAATATTCAGCTCAATGCTATCACACCCACTTCCGGTATAGGAACCTGGAGCTTTGAAACAGTACCTGCCGGCAATACTGCCGTCATTGAAGGCATCAACGCCCCTTCCACCAAAGTACTGGGAACAATAGTCGGACAGTATGCTTTCCGCTGGACTATCAGCAACGGCGTATGTCCTTCCAAATCAGCATTGGTAAATGTAAAGGTCACTTCCGTGCCTCCTAATCCTGCTGATGCCAACGTAGGTAAGACTGTTCCCGATGCCCACTGTATCCTCAATGGTTCCAGCACCGCTATCACCCTGCATGCCAATGCACCGCAGGCTGGTGAAACCGGTAAATGGACCATCGAAAAGTCAGATGGTTCTCCTGCACCGTTTACCTTTACAGCGGATGATCCACAGACGACTGTGTCTAATATCACCGCAGGTGAATACCTGCTGCACTGGACCATCAACTCCGGCAGCTGTGCCAGCACGAGCGATTTCCCTATCAAAGTATATGATAAGCCAACACCTGCTGATGCAGGCGTTACACAGAATATCTGTCTTTATAGTCCGTTGACATTAAACGCCCAGGCACCCGCCATCGGAACAGGTATCTGGTCTGTCATCAATAGCACTGCAGGTACACCGGTATTCAATGCGCCTAATGATCCTGCTTCCGGCGTTAACGGACTGGCACCAGGCGCCTACACTTTCCGCTGGACCACCACCAACGGCGTATGCCCTTCCAGCAATGCTGATGTACAGGTGAATGTAGATGATTGTGGTATCAAGGTTACCAAAGCAGCTACAACGCCCACACAAAACAGCGATGGCTCCTATAACATTCAGTTTACCTTCACCCTGCATAACCCTGCTACGGCTGTTACCATCAACAATGTGCAGGTGACAGATTATATCCCGGCATCTTTACCTCCTGCCGCTACCTATACTGTTACCAGCCATTCCCTCACGGGTATCAATGGATACAATAACGCCTTCGATGGTAAAACGGACATCAATCTGCTGCAACCCAACCAGGCCAGTCTTGCGCCAGGAGCTACTGCTAGCATAACCCTCACTATCAACGTAAAATTTTTCTAGCAGTTCAACAATAAACCTATGACCAAGAAAACATTCCTTGCCGTAAAATACCGGTTGACTGCTCTACTCCTGCTGGCTTTTCTGGCCGGAGCAAAGGCCCAGACCGGAACCTATAAAAACACTACCGGCGCCAGCGGAACTGCTTCCGTAGGTGCTACTCCGGTGAGTGATATTGCTTCCGCCACTTTCCAGTTCCCCGCCATAGGCGTTGCCGTGGCGGCGGGCGCACCGGATTTACAGCCTGATGGCAGCTATAATATCACTTACACCTATACGATTCAGAATTTAGGTGGTATAGCACTTACACAGGTACAGACGGTGGCAGACCTCTCTGCCACTTTTCCGGCGCCGATGGCGTTTACCATAAAGTCAGTGTCTGCCAATGGCGTCACTGCTAATGGTTCCTTTACAGGGACAGGTGGCAACACCAGCTTACTAACGGGAACGAATACACTGGCTGCCGGCTCCACCGCTACTGTGACGGTCATAGTCAACCTTAAAAACAATGGCCAGTATGGCACCTTCAATACACAGGCTACTGCTACCGGTAATGCCGGCGGCTCTGTTGTGTCAGACATATCTGTCAATGGTCTTGAGCCCGATGCCAATCATAATGGCACCGCCTCCGATGATAATTCACCTACACCGGTGAAAATTGAAAGACCGGATATACAGATCACCAAAACCGTTTCGAACCTAACACCTTATGTAGGCACCACGGTAGTATTTACCATTACCGCCACCAACATAGGTGCAGGAGATGCTATAGGCGTTACCGTGCCCGAAGCACCCGGAGACGGATTTACGATCCAGAGTGCCAATGTTCCGGGAGGCACCAGCTACGACAATACTGTATGGACAATCGGAAAATTAAAAGCCGGTGAACAAAGAGTGCTCACCATCACCGCATTCGTAAAAGCAAGCGGAAATTTCTCGAATACTGCTTCCTGTAATATTCCGGAAGATATCAATACCGGCAACAACAGTGCGACTGTTACGCTCACACCCAAACCCGCCGCTGATGCACAGATCACCAAAACTGTTGACAATCCCAAGCCCAATGTAGGAGATGTGGTCACTTATACGCTGACCGCTAAAAACGCCGGCCTCAGCGACGCCACCGGCGTAGTGGTTACCGATAAAATGCCTGCCGGTCTTGAGCCTTCCGGCACGTTGCCTTCCGGTGTCATCTATGATCCCGGACTGCGGCAATACACCTGGAATATCGGCAATATGGCTGCCAGCACCACCCTGACACAAACGCTTGCTACCACCGTAACAGCAGATATTGACCGGTCCAATTTTACCAATACTGCCACCATTAATGCGAACGAAGATGATCCGGCACCAGGTAATAACGTGGCTACCGTGACGATTGTACCAAAAGAAAAAGTTGACCTGGGTGTCACCAAACAAATCGTGACCACCACCAATCCAATATATCCGGGAGATCCGGCGACGTTCATCATCAAGGTGAGGAACTACGGACCTAACAACTGTTATGATGCCAATGTAACCGATGTGCTTCCAAACGGATATACCAACTGGAATGCAACTCCTGGCAAAGGAACATTTGATGCTGTCACTGGTTTGTGGAAGATTGGTACTTTGTTGAAAGATGAAGAAGTGACGCTCACGCTGACAGCCAACTTCAAGCCTACCGGCA
Encoded proteins:
- a CDS encoding AraC family transcriptional regulator, whose amino-acid sequence is MDFLHDSFAVEIAAYDEWQERSRKNNFFELVYILDGEGHQRVNNILHPYHKNGIFLLPAAKCHYYQVDRPTRFLFVRFTGTYFVPGPNDYVDYSSWFSRLNFILGNNNYHSGEVVTDPEDKAQLKRLLDSILYEYEKKDICSAFIIQNTLVAVLAIICRNMQKRMLSGRMFSDDRFAELLNFISFNILDVEKLSVPHLSQRFHIAETYFSEYFRRNANERFQDYVMKLRLKIAESRAVYTDASLQNIALELGFTDSSHMNRMMKKYYNKGMRQIRNGQKQEA
- a CDS encoding zinc-dependent alcohol dehydrogenase family protein, translating into MKAVQLKSFGIDQLMVEEREIPALQANEVLVNIKAVSLNYLDLIMVNGSFNKNVAFPYTPASDGAGVVTAVGAGVTRWKPGDRVVIQYVQNWTKGRIDAESNAVRVGWQIPGVMAEFVSIPEHGLVKAPENLSFEETATLPIAALTAWYALIEQAGLRLGQTVLTQGTGGVSLFALQIAKAAGARVIATTSSDEKAARLKALGADAVINYRQYPEWHQQVKALTGGEGVDITLDVAGEQTIGQSLLSVKEHGYVGTAGFISGTALPLDIMQHQINMNFIRIQGLAVGSAESFNAMNRAITINNIHPVIDKIYPLSQVQDAYRRLESGQHIGKVVISLA